One genomic segment of Ipomoea triloba cultivar NCNSP0323 chromosome 9, ASM357664v1 includes these proteins:
- the LOC116028752 gene encoding mitochondrial import inner membrane translocase subunit TIM14-3-like yields the protein MTTPLIAGVAIAAAAYAGRYGILAWQAFKARPPAARMRKFYEGGFQPKMTRREAALILGVRESTPTDKVKEAHRRVMVANHPDAGGSHYLASKINEAKDVLLGKTKSSGSAF from the exons ATG ACGACCCCGTTGATTGCAGGAGTTGCTATTGCTGCTGCTGCTTATGCTGGTAGGTATGGAATTCTAGCATGGCAAGCTTTCAAGGCAAGACCACCAGCTGCGAGAATGCGAAAATTTTATGAAGGAGGTTTCCAACCTAAAATGACAAGAAGAGAAGCAGCTCTTATTCTTGGAGTCAG AGAAAGCACTCCCACGGATAAAGTGAAGGAGGCTCATAGGAGGGTAATGGTGGCTAACCATCCAGACGCAGGCGGTAGCCATTATCTCGCATCTAAAATAAACGAAGCCAAGGATGTGCTTCTTGGGAAGACGAAAAGTAGTGGATCTGCATTTTGA
- the LOC116030490 gene encoding tubulin beta-5 chain encodes MREILHVQGGQCGNQIGSKFWEVVCDEHGIDPTGRYCGTSDLQLERVNVYYNEASCGRFVPRAVLMDLEPGTMDSVRTGPYGQIFRPDNFVFGQSGAGNNWAKGHYTEGAELIDSVLDVVRKEAENCDCLQGFQVCHSLGGGTGSGMGTLLISKIREEYPDRMMLTFSVFPSPKVSDTVVEPYNATLSVHQLVENADECMVLDNEALYDICFRTLKLTTPSFGDLNHLISATMSGVTCCLRFPGQLNSDLRKLAVNLIPFPRLHFFMVGFAPLTSRGSQQYRALTVPELTQQMWDAKNMMCAADPRHGRYLTASAMFRGKMSTKEVDEQMINVQNKNSSYFVEWIPNNVKSSVCDIPPRGLSMASTFVGNSTSIQEMFRRVSEQFTAMFRRKAFLHWYTGEGMDEMEFTEAESNMNDLVSEYQQYQDATADEECEYEDEEEEAC; translated from the exons atgagagaaatcCTCCATGTTCAAGGTGGGCAGTGCGGAAACCAGATTGGATCCAAATTCTGGGAAGTTGTCTGTGATGAACATGGCATAGACCCAACAGGACGCTACTGTGGGACTTCTGATTTGCAGTTGGAGCGTGTCAATGTGTATTACAATGAGGCTTCCTGTGGAAGGTTTGTCCCTCGTGCAGTGCTCATGGACCTGGAGCCTGGCACAATGGATAGTGTTAGGACTGGCCCTTATGGCCAGATCTTCAGGCCCGATAACTTTGTGTTTGGCCAGTCTGGTGCTGGAAACAACTGGGCTAAAGGGCATTACACCGAGGGTGCAGAGCTTATTGATTCAGTTCTTGATGTTGTGAGGAAGGAGGCTGAGAATTGTGACTGCCTTCAAG GGTTCCAGGTCTGCCATTCTCTTGGTGGTGGAACAGGTTCTGGTATGGGAACATTGCTGATCTCAAAGATCAGGGAGGAATACCCAGACAGAATGATGCTCACATTCTCTGTATTCCCATCACCCAAGGTTTCAGATACAGTGGTTGAACCATATAATGCCACACTCTCAGTGCATCAGCTTGTAGAGAATGCTGATGAGTGCATGGTGCTTGACAATGAAGCTTTATATGACATATGTTTCAGGACTCTGAAACTCACCACTCCCAGCT TTGGTGATCTGAATCACTTGATTTCTGCAACAATGAGTGGGGTGACCTGCTGCCTCAGGTTCCCTGGGCAACTCAACTCTGATCTCCGGAAGCTTGCTGTCAACTTGATTCCCTTCCCTCGTTTGCACTTCTTTATGGTGGGGTTTGCTCCTCTCACTTCTCGAGGATCCCAGCAATACCGTGCCCTTACAGTTCCTGAGCTTACCCAGCAAATGTGGGATGCCAAGAACATGATGTGTGCTGCTGATCCTCGCCATGGACGTTATCTCACTGCCTCAGCAATGTTCAGGGGCAAAATGAGCACCAAGGAAGTGGATGAACAGATGATCAATGTGCAAAACAAGAACTCCTCTTACTTTGTTGAGTGGATTCCAAACAATGTGAAGTCGAGTGTGTGTGATATCCCTCCTAGAGGGCTCTCAATGGCATCTACCTTTGTTGGCAACTCAACATCCATTCAGGAAATGTTCAGGAGGGTTAGTGAGCAGTTCACTGCCATGTTCAGGAGAAAGGCTTTCTTGCATTGGTACACTGGGGAGGGAATGGATGAGATGGAGTTCACTGAAGCTGAGAGCAATATGAATGATCTTGTTTCAGAGTACCAGCAGTACCAGGATGCCACTGCTGATGAGGAATGTGAGTATGAGGACGAAGAGGAAGAAGCTTGTTGA
- the LOC116028886 gene encoding probable mediator of RNA polymerase II transcription subunit 26a — protein sequence MDCPTEFRLRMYRITEVLFSCKATRCSECKNVELAFPNEMKRVRNFIYGDAEEEALTVREALSIKGILDNYEEKSDSILFTSLRMLQLMNISVETLEATKIVESVSCLHKHGSVQIKHLAWTLIKDWKVMVDEWIQATTAAAITENTPESVKASVVEEEE from the exons ATGGATTGCCCCACGGAGTTTAGATTGAGGATGTATCGAATTACTGAGGTGCTCTTCTCGTGCAAAGCCACGAGGTGCTCCGAGTGCAAAAACGTTGAATTGGCTTTTCCAAACGAGATGAAGCGGGTTAGAAATTTCATCTATGGTGATGCTGAGGAAGAGGCTTTGACTGTCCGTGAGGCGTTGAGCATCAAGGGGATTCTCGATAACTACGAAGAaaag TCTGATTCTATATTGTTTACTTCTCTGAGGATGCTTCAATTGATGAATATATCTGTGGAGACACTTGAG GCCACAAAGATTGTAGAATCTGTGAGTTGTCTACACAAACATGGATCTGTACAGATTAAGCATCTTGCCTGGACATTGATCAA GGATTGGAAGGTCATGGTTGATGAATGGATCCAAGCTACTACAGCAGCAGCCATTACAG AAAACACTCCAGAGTCTGTAAAAGCATCGGTGGTTGAAGAAGAGGAGTAG